From Orcinus orca chromosome 3, mOrcOrc1.1, whole genome shotgun sequence, a single genomic window includes:
- the HAND1 gene encoding heart- and neural crest derivatives-expressed protein 1, with product MNLVGSYAHHHHHHHHHHPHPAHPMLHEPFLFGPASRCHQERPYFQSWLLSPADAAPDFPAGGPAPAAAAAAASYGPDARAGQSPGRLEALGGRLGRRKGSGPKKERRRTESINSAFAELRECIPNVPADTKLSKIKTLRLATSYIAYLMDVLAKDAQAGDPEAFKAELKKADGGRESKRKRELQQHEGFPPALGPGEKRIKGRTGWPQQVWALELNQ from the exons ATGAACCTCGTGGGCAGCTAcgcacaccatcaccaccatcaccatcatcaccaccctcACCCCGCGCACCCCATGCTCCACGAGCCCTTCCTCTTCGGCCCTGCCTCGCGCTGTCACCAGGAGCGGCCCTACTTCCAGAGCTGGCTGCTGAGCCCCGCTGACGCTGCCCCGGACTTCCCCGCAGGCGGGCCAGCGCCCGCAGCCGCTGCAGCCGCCGCCTCCTACGGTCCAGACGCCAGGGCCGGCCAGAGCCCCGGGCGGCTGGAGGCGCTCGGCGGCCGCCTGGGCCGGCGGAAAGGCTCAGGACCCAAGAAGGAGCGGAGACGCACAGAGAGCATTAACAGCGCGTTCGCCGAGCTGCGCGAGTGCATCCCCAATGTCCCGGCTGACACCAAGCTCTCCAAGATCAAGACTCTGCGCCTGGCCACCAGCTACATCGCCTACCTGATGGACGTGCTGGCCAAGGACGCACAGGCCGGCGACCCCGAGGCCTTCAAGGCCGAACTCAAGAAGGCGGATGGCGGTCGTGAGAGCAAGCGGAAAAGAGAGCTG CAGCAGCACGAAGGCTTTCCTCCTGCCCTGGGCCCAGGTGAGAAGAGGATTAAAGGGCGCACAGGTTGGCCGCAGCAAGTTTGGGCGCTGGAGTTAAACCAGTGA